The genomic segment CGGGCGACTGCGCGATTGAGCCGGGTGTTATCTTGAGCGCACTTGCCACAAGAGGCATTACCAGGGTCATGGTCGAAGGTGGTGCGCGAATGGCGTCCTCTTTTCTGGAGGCCGACCTTGTTGACGACCTCTGCGTCGTCACGGGTGACCTGGAAATCGGTGAAGACGGCATATCTGCTCTGCACGATTTGGCTCTTGCGGATGTCTATCGCGACCCCAAATTCGAAAAGATCGACGCCGGTAAATTCGATGCCGACAGTTTCATCTACCTCAGACGCCGTGGAGCCTGACATGTTTACCGGCATTGTGACCGACCTTGGTGAAATCCTGACAGTTGATGACATCCCGGCCGGAAAGCGGACCCGGATCCGCACGGCTTACGACACCGAAACGTTCGATATCGGTGCCTCCATCTCGTGCGCCGGTGTGTGTCACACGGTGACGAAGAAGGCGAATGAGGCCGACGGAAACTGGTTTGAAGTCGAGTCCGCTGCCGAAACCCTTGCATTGACCACGGTTTCCAAGTGGCGCGCCGGACAAAAGATCAATCTGGAACGGTCGTTGAAATTGGGAGCCGAGCTGGGCGGCCATCTGGTGCTTGGTCATGTCGATGGAATAGCGACTGTGGTAAAGCGGGAAGATCATCCTGACTCTGTCTATTTCCAGTTCGAAGCGCCAAGGGAGACCGCACCTTTCATCGCCAAGAAGGGATCGATTGCCCTGGACGGGACCTCTTTGACGATCAACGACGTCGACGGACTTTTGTTTTCCGTCTTTTTGATCCCGCATACGCTCGATGTGACCACATGGTCGGAACGGGATGTGGGGGACGGGATCAATCTCGAAGTGGATATGATAGCGCGTTATGCCGCGCGGCTTGCGGAATTCCCGAAGACCGGGTAGGGGACGGGACAATACTTCAAGAACCTGGCGATGCTTGGGTCTGACTGCAGGGATGCAGTACGGTTCTGACTGCCTTGTACGAATGACACTGGACAAACCGGGACAGACATGGTTCCTGTCGCCGCCCCTTACAGGATGAAGACCCATGAGCGATGCATCGAAACTGCTGATCATCGAAGCCCGTTTTTACGACGATCTGGCCGATGCGCTGGCGGAAGGCGCGATAAAGGAAATCGAGGCGGCTGGAGCCACGTACGAGCGGATTGCCGTGCCCGGCGTTCTTGAAATCCCGGCAGCGCTGTCCATGGCGATGACCGCTATGGAAAGCCAAGGCGTTCTTTATGATGGATTTGTCCTTCTGGGTGTCGTGATCCGTGGTGAAACAACGCACTACGATATCGTTGCGAACGAGTCGAACCGGGTAATCATGGATTTGATCGTCGATGCGGATCTGGCAGTCGGAAACGGTATTCTCACAGTCGAAAATGATGAACAGGCCTGGGCGCGCGCAAAAGTCGGCGACAAGAACAAGGGCGGTGCGGCAGCAAGGGCCGCACTCGACATGATCGCGCTGCGCGAACGGCTCGGAGTATAAGCAAAATGACCGGCAAGGC from the Roseibium sp. HPY-6 genome contains:
- a CDS encoding riboflavin synthase — protein: MFTGIVTDLGEILTVDDIPAGKRTRIRTAYDTETFDIGASISCAGVCHTVTKKANEADGNWFEVESAAETLALTTVSKWRAGQKINLERSLKLGAELGGHLVLGHVDGIATVVKREDHPDSVYFQFEAPRETAPFIAKKGSIALDGTSLTINDVDGLLFSVFLIPHTLDVTTWSERDVGDGINLEVDMIARYAARLAEFPKTG
- the ribH gene encoding 6,7-dimethyl-8-ribityllumazine synthase, encoding MSDASKLLIIEARFYDDLADALAEGAIKEIEAAGATYERIAVPGVLEIPAALSMAMTAMESQGVLYDGFVLLGVVIRGETTHYDIVANESNRVIMDLIVDADLAVGNGILTVENDEQAWARAKVGDKNKGGAAARAALDMIALRERLGV